A stretch of the Dioscorea cayenensis subsp. rotundata cultivar TDr96_F1 chromosome 4, TDr96_F1_v2_PseudoChromosome.rev07_lg8_w22 25.fasta, whole genome shotgun sequence genome encodes the following:
- the LOC120257940 gene encoding LOW QUALITY PROTEIN: protein ABIL2-like (The sequence of the model RefSeq protein was modified relative to this genomic sequence to represent the inferred CDS: deleted 1 base in 1 codon), producing METLSPSSSTLSAHQEGSAAYDEFSVQQGLLFSESLKDLKNLRSQLYSAAEYFELSYTNDDHKQVVVNTLKDYAVKALVNTVDHLGSVSYKVDDLLNEKVDEVSASEIRVSCIEQRVQACQDYIDHQGLSQQTLLISTPKYHKRYILPVGVSMPESGRQATAVCQEIDVLEENYESEQFQAAVRSTIRYKTPPVSKKMRSPSPSPRARSSSPSHRKVNYSLPSNHSGNLLSTEKRRSVSPLPISNPFARSGSLSSRATVRNAPSTRRYPSEPKKSASVRLHAERNDSREFEEKSSKSRGFLKSLLSRRKSRNDEMLYSYLDEY from the exons ATGGAGACCTTGTCTCCATCTTCTTCTACTCTATCTGCTCACCAGGAGGGTTCAGCAGCCTATGATGAGTTCTCTGTGCAACAGGGCCTTCTCTTTTCAGAGAGCCTCAAG GATTTGAAGAATTTGCGGTCACAGTTGTATTCAGCAGCCGAGTATTTTGAGCTATCATATACAAATGATGACCATAAGCAAGT AGTGGTGAACACATTGAAGGATTATGCTGTTAAGGCACTTGTTAATACCGTGGATCATTTGGGTTCTGTATCATATAAAGTAGATGATCTCCTCAATGAGAAAGTTGATGAGGTTTCAGCATCAGAGATCAGAGTGTCATGCATAGAACAG AGAGTTCAGGCATGCCAAGATTATATTGATCACCAAGGGCTTTCTCAACAAACATTATTGATTTCAACTCCGAAGTACCATAAGCGGTACATCTTACCAG TTGGTGTATCCATGCCTGAATCTGGAAGACAAGCAACTGCAGTGTGTCAAGAAATAGACGTACTTGAAGAGAATTATGAATCAGAACAGTTCCAGGCCG CTGTTCGTTCGACAATTAGGTATAAGACGCCTCCAGTCAG TAAAAAGATGCGTTCACCATCGCCTTCCCCACGGGCACGCTCATCCTCACCTTCTCATCGCAAAGTGAATTACTCATTGCCATCTAATCATAGTGGGAACCTTTTGAGCACAG AAAAACGAAGATCAGTCTCACCACTTCCAATTTCAAATCCTTTTGCTCGTTCCGGATCACTTTCAAGCAGAGCAACTGTGCGTAACGCACCGAGCACAAGAAGG TATCCTTCAGAACCTAAAAAATCAGCATCGGTGCGCCTGCATGCAGAACGGAACGACAGTAGAGAA TTCGAGGAAAAATCAAGCAAAAGTAGAGGTTTCCTCAAGTCTCTGTTGAGCAGGCGAAAGTCGAGGAATGATGAAATGCTGTACAGTTACTTGGATGAatactaa
- the LOC120258680 gene encoding zinc finger MYM-type protein 1-like, with the protein MEKDAAYCFYCYLFKQPRGDKLGIDAFTKTGFSNWKKTMEVFTEHVGGVNSNHNNARRHCEDFKNQRQNVSHIFSSHSREMEVAYRARVTVVLHVVRFLLLQSLAFRGHDESSSSTHRGNYLEMLNWYGTEVESIGHVINENAP; encoded by the coding sequence ATGGAGAAAGATGCAGcttattgtttctattgttatctttttaagcAACCAAGGGGTGATAAACTTGGGATTGATGCCTTCACGAAGACAGGGTTTAGCAATTGGAAGAAAACAATGGAAGTTTTCACTGAGCATGTTGGTGGAGTTAATAGCAACCACAACAATGCAAGGCGACATTGTGaggatttcaaaaatcaaaggCAAAACGTGTCACATATATTCTCTTCTCATAGCAGAGAAATGGAGGTTGCATATAGAGCTCGTGTCACTGTTGTTTTACATGTTGTTAGATTTCTTCTGTTGCAAAGTCTTGCTTTTCGTGGACATGATGAATCTTCAAGTTCCACTCATAGGGGCAACTATTTAGAGATGTTGAATTGGTATGGAACAGAAGTTGAAAGTATTGGTCATGTGATTAATGAAAATGCTCCTTGA